Proteins co-encoded in one Papaver somniferum cultivar HN1 chromosome 5, ASM357369v1, whole genome shotgun sequence genomic window:
- the LOC113282369 gene encoding protein PECTIC ARABINOGALACTAN SYNTHESIS-RELATED-like yields the protein MASFSPKRAMAELRHSSSSLGSRASSSPLKREGGDPDITPLISPDNQSPHDDDDDEDDDDNRHSIRDYSSRPFWMPNYFLCPDETRVSSTSLYNSKISLSLLLFVFIGALICIPPIWNRLNAPYLCKKDGIVLQCPRVKESPSLWENPYSATTSWKPCAERRDGFSDLPSENDTSGYVLIQAEGGLNQQRIAICNAVAVAKIMNATLILPMLKQDQIWKDETKFQDIFDVDHFIDYLKDDVRIVRDIPDWFPDKAELFTSIRRTVKNIPKYASAQFYIDNVLPRIKEKKIMALKPFVDRLGYDNVPQEINRLRCRVNYHALKFLPEIEQMADRLASRMRNRTGGSNPYMALHLRFEKGMVGLSFCDFVGTRDEKVKMAEYRRKEWPRRFKNGSHLWQLALQKRKEGRCPLEPGEVAVILRAMAYPKETQIYVASGQVYGGQNRMAPLRNMFPNLVSKEDLTSKEELDGFRKHVTSLAALDFLVCLKSDVFVMTHGGNFAKLIIGARRYLGHRQKSIKPDKGLMSKSFGDPYMGWATFVEDVVITHQTRTGLPEETFPNYDLWENPLTPCMCKA from the exons ATGGCTAGTTTCAGTCCAAAGAGAGCAATGGCAGAGTTAAGACATTCATCAAGTTCATTAGGTAGTAGAGCTTCATCATCACCATTAAAAAGAGAAGGAGGAGACCCAGATATAACACCATTAATATCACCTGATAATCAATCTcctcatgatgatgatgatgatgaggatgatgatgataatagaCATTCTATTAGAGATTACAGTAGTAGACCTTTTTGGATGCCTAATTATTTCTTATGTCctgatgaaactagggtttcttcAACTTCTCTGTATAACTCTAAGATCTCACTTTCTCTTCTCTTATTTGTATTTATTGGTGCCTTGATCTGTATCCCCCCCATCTGGAATCGTTTA AATGCTCCTTACCTGTGTAAGAAAGACGGAATCGTGTTACAGTGTCCTCGT GTAAAGGAGTCACCTTCCCTATGGGAGAATCCATACTCTGCAACGACATCTTGGAAGCCTTGTGCGGAGCGTCGTGATGGATTCTCAG ATCTTCCTTCAGAGAATGATACAAGTGGTTATGTGTTGATTCAGGCTGAAGGTGGTTTAAATCAACAAAGAATAGCT ATTTGTAATGCTGTGGCTGTGGCCAAGATAATGAACGCCACCCTTATTTTGCCGATGTTGAAGCAGGACCAGATTTGGAAAGATGAAAC AAAATTCCAAGACATCTTTGACGTGGATCATTTCATTGACTACTTGAAGGATGATGTTAGAATCGTACGCGACATTCCAGACTGGTTTCCTGACAAAGCAGAGCTATTCACAAGTATAAG ACGCACTGTGAAAAACATTCCAAAGTACGCTTCAGCACAATTCTACATTGATAATGTACTCCCAAGGATCAAGGAGAAGAAGATAATGGCTCTTAAACCTTTCGTAGATCGACTGGG GTATGATAATGTTCCCCAGGAAATCAACAGGCTTAGGTGCCGGGTGAACTACCATGCCCTGAAATTCCTTCCCGAGATCGAACAAATGGCTGACAGATTAGCCTCAAGGATGAGGAACCGCACTGGTGGTTCAAATCCTTACAT GGCTCTTCATTTGAGATTTGAGAAAGGAATGGTTGGACTATCTTTCTGCGATTTCGTAGGGACAAGAGATGAAAAGGTTAAGATGGCAGAATACAGACGGAAGGAGTGGCCACGACGGTTCAAG AATGGATCCCATCTTTGGCAGCTGGCACTACAGAAGAGGAAGGAAGGACGATGCCCCCTTGAGCCAGGGGAAGTTGCTGTAATTCTTCGAGCGATGGCATACCCTAAAGAAACTCAAATTTATGTCGCTTCTGGACAGGTTTATGGTGGACAGAATCGAATGGCCCCACTTAGAAACATGTTCCCCAATCTG GTGTCAAAGGAAGACTTAACTAGCAAAGAAGAGTTGGATGGATTCCGTAAGCATGTTACCAGCCTTGCAGCCCTCGATTTCTTGGTGTGCTTGAAGTCAGATGTGTTTGTAATGACTCATGGAGGCAACTTTGCTAAGCTTATCATTGGGGCACGGAGATATTTGGGTCACCGGCAAAAATCAATAAAGCCAGACAAGGGGCTAATGTCCAAGTCCTTCGGTGATCCTTACATGGGATGGGCAACCTTTGTCGAAGATGTAGTTATTACGCACCAAACAAGAACTGGTTTGCCTGAAGAAACCTTCCCTAACTATGATCTATGGGAGAATCCTTTGACCCCCTGCATGTGTAAAGCTTGA